The sequence tgatcctccatatccaccaactagGTTACAGCACTGAACATTCGCTTCTCATCCTTTGATCCCCGCCACGataatgcagtgagtaggacttccctggtagtggatATATACGTGTAtcatgagagcatttcgagagagaagGCGGGATCTCCTCACCTTCGAGAGCACTAGGGGTACTGAGCTCTACTAGCGTAAATATAGCTTGTACAAATGTTACCTGCTACCTAATACCACTACCTTTCAGATCAATAAGTATTAATATACATTGTGGGGCTGTTAGACGTTTGGATGTGATCGACGTAGAACCCTGGACATAGGTTTCGTGCAAGCTGATGCACGTCAACACGGTGCACAAGTAAAATGAAACAGACTGTGAAAAAATAGGGAACaagattatatatatgaaaaataattaagacCTACCCTTGGTCTTGTAATACCTCTTTCAAAGGCATATTCCAAACACAAACACGACCAGAACAATCTGCTGTAAACAACATGTGTGAATGGTATCTAAAACTAACAGCCTGAATGATGAAATTATGATGAGGAAAATAATGATACTCACTGTGACTGGTACCTTATGGTGCAGTAGTTTCATGAAAACTTTCATTTCATTTGGGTTCCATATTATAACGGAATGGTCCATACTAGAGGAAGCCTAAAGGATATGGTAGATGGGCATAATTTGATGCATAAAATTGTATAATATCATAATTTATTCCAAAACAATTAACGTGAAATGACAGTGGATTTGTTAGATGTATAGATATACCAAGAAATGAATCGCATCCAAGTAAGAAATCATTTTGTGAGTAACCTTGAATGCAGATTTACGAAAGAATAGATTAAAATTGATACGGTTTCGCTCCAAACCCCATCTATCAGTAACATGTTTTATACTTACCCATATTATATCTAAGTGCTCGCTGCTTAACCAAGTCTTCATGGTCCTTAAACTGAATTCTCCCGATAGGTAACATGATTGAGCATTCTAGCGTACACAAGATATAATATAGACCTAACTGTAACCACGAATGTAGGTGGAAAATTAACTATTGGTATGGTTAGGATACTGTTTATACTGCTACAGATCAAACAAGTTGTGCGCTTCAACACTATCGAAGCCATCTAACAACGTTGAATATTAGAGTAGTTAAGTAGAGATAAGCCAACTGTTGAGCTTCATCATAAATTTGATGGTTTGAGTATGTCATAAATCTGCAGTCGTCACTATCTATCCGTGCCTTCCGTACAAAAGAAATTAAtaactttttctggttagcgttttttagcaagttagtctTTTACAGGATAGGGTCGTTAatcctatgcccaaccctccttctttacccgGACTTAGGAGCGGCAGCAGCCCCAAGGGGGCCCCAGGCAGATTTGCACAAAAGAAATAGCGAAGTGCAATTAAATCAAACCAAACATCAAACTAGGATACGGTGGATTGTTTCGTATTTAAAGTTTTATGGTTAGGATTCATGGTTTTTCCCGTTATTTTCTGACTTTTTTGTTGCAACTATTTTTATCCCACTTATTTTTGTGGGCTTAGATGAAAAGATGTAAGGTGATAAACACCTGCGAAACATAGTACGCTACATTCTCGTTTGCCCTTAATTATCATCCACTGAATAAAAGGATGAGTGGCTCAGTTTCACTGGATCTTTTAAATCTTTTCTGATAGTTTGAATTGTCTCCATACACCATACCTCACTAGATATTGACAGTCAAGATTACTTAAAAACAGACTGGAAATTCCTGGTTGTACGTCAAGCATTTTTGGGAATATTAAAACAGAAAACATGGCAGACCTGCAGACGGATTGTTTAAAACTACACATCTATTGTTAATCACCGTTATAATGTAAAAAATAGTTTATCAAGTTGTACGCGGTTCATAGCATGTTTTTAGAGAGTGAAGCCATGTGACTGGGTTACTATCATCTCGAACGACAAGCTAACTGGCTATATGAGCATACAGTATCCATAGGAAGTGCAATTTAATCCTGAAgaacaaatacattatttgaaataaaagtgACCATGGATGCACGTTCTCTCGCTAACGAGCGCTATTTGGACGAAAATTAACAGACTAAGACGATTTCTATATTACtaatttaaatataaacaaCTTCAACTTACTAAATATTTACTGTCACTGGATATGGAAATAGACAGAATCGGGCCAGTATGATAGGGATATTTTGTTTCACGTTTCCCTCCAGGTATAGAACACAGTTTTACCATAGTGCTTAGATCCCCTAGAGATTCTTGGTATGTCAACAAACAACTTACATTTAATTACTGAGGAATCCTTCCCTCCAGTGTAGGCAAATTTACCGTCTTCAGAAATACATACACAAGAGACGGACTTTCTATGACCTCTAAGAACCATAATTTCCTCCTTATTCAAGAATTTGATCTGAATGATAAGACTTATTTAGGTTTACACTAACCTGATGTGCGAACTTTGCTAAAAACTTTCCTTTAGCCTGCAGTGCCTCCTCTTTGAGACGTAAAGAAAGAGCTTCGTACTTTTCGTCATCCGAACCAACTGgggaaataaaaaaaaacgtgCAAAATTACCTGTTTCAAGTGCTTTCTGAATAGCCTTCTTTGTGAGTCGTACTTTTTTCTCATGAGCACTTTCATGTACTGAGATATCAGATTCTGTTTCAGATCCAACGCTGAAATCAGTTAGTGAGCTGTGGAAACAACGCTTACGAACTCGCTTCACTATCAGATTCTATTTCTTCATCACTTTTCTGCTTCTTACTATGTTTCTAGTcctatatttagcacaaaacaAAACCCTACTTTAACCCGCAACCTCGTCGGGCGACGATCCAGCGGCATCGTTTCTTGACGGAGGTTGTGCGCCTGAAGGTCAAGCTGTCGTAAAACGGTGGGTGCGCCACCTCGACAATTTGTAAATTTTTTTCCAGAAGCGCTGAAATTTGATTTGAGTTCAGCTTCTATCCCTCAAGCAACGAAGGTGATCTCGTCATAATGACGCATGATATCGGACAAATCTTCACCGATATTATGCTTTCGCGACGATCTACTAGTTGAATTAACTTTGGGACGCGCGCTGTTTAAAAGGAACGGCAGtgtttttcctcgctgagtcaAGTTTGtgattttgattgtttattacacatcaagactactgttttcgcTTTAGTTGAATCTATTTCAGCCAAAGTAACACAAAGAGTATTGTTTTTCGAAAGCAATTTATCATCTGTACTTCAccatgtagcggtaaataaatccccaaaataaatagctctgtaggttttcgacattggatgctgaccatatgttttagtggactcatctagctgaaggcactcggtcatacatccgcaccagatcacgtgtggtaacgctgtgttcaacatctaccgcaatcgctagccagattatatcagacaattccgatatattggtaatcgccaaatacactctttcgatctcctcgactctgtctttcgatttctctcggtgggtacaaattatattagaaggtgttgctggtaaaagcgttgtcaaacactgaaaacctgtgacatcatcaaccaATTCAGTTTCACTTTGGAAAGGATAGGAGGTTATGTGgtctgtgttagtcctggcaatggtagTGCCTCGGTTGACCCAGCGTTTTTTGCAAGCGTTGACAGATTGAGCCTCGTTCATGTGTTGAAAAATGAATTCCATTCGTTAATGATTCGATACGGAAGTTGACAGtaagctgacaagtaatttgttctgacGTTGTGAACATTTTTAGGGTGTCCTCATAAATTCTTTGTTTTGGAGGACAAGAAAAGTGAGGGCATATCAGATGCCAAAATATCGCTAGGTAATTTAAAAATTGATAGTCACATCTGATTCTTCTATATAACAATGGAAATCGGTTTAGACAGTCAAGCATCATACGAGAGCTTttctattccgggaatcagcttagttgcagTTCATTGAACCTTTTCCAACAGCTTACTGTCTTTTTAGACAGGAACTAGccacttgtatgcagtactcgaGTTTAGGATGCAGGaatactgtatacaaagtcaagaTGGTTTTAGTATCGACATGGCTAAAAGCCCTAAGTAATAACCACagggttctaaaacctttggtggTTATTAGCACATCAGTATGCGGTATCTTTTAAGTCTAGGCTAGCGATAACTTCAAATTCATTGAGTCTCTGGACAACAGGTGGCTCAATATTATTCATCACATACTTATCCGTACCTTGATGACCAATGTGCATGACAATGCATTTGGAAGCACACGAAATGGCGTTCTGATAGTTTACTAGTAATCAGTCCTGCGTTACAGATAGACTAAAACATATGTATAAATAGTTCACGACGAATTTTGTCAATTCCTTGGTAGCCTAGGATGCATTTCATCAGGCTCCATGGATATGCCTATATTAGACTCATTTAGCAggccaaagacatcgagttctttgaAGGTTACATAGTTCAGTGTGTGTGAGGGGGGGTTACATGAACTGAATGAAAAGGCAACACTATGAAATACACATTGCTGAAGCACTCTGAGAATACCTCAGCTTTACCATGATATACCCCTACTAATGAAGCACCACTACTGTTTCCCCATAATTCCGGAATATTTCGTCTTCTCTTAGTTTTTTGGTTAGTGTGCCAGTATAAGCATCTGGGGTAGTTTATCGGTTCTTTAACGAATGTTTCTTCGCGCAACCTTCTAGACTTGCATAAGGTCGAGGCACAGATATCTCGGTCCTCTCGGCGgtgagattttgtctcatcagtacccagtaacctaaatctttcCTACATTCTTATTTCACGGATAAGAGTGAGAACCTCAATAGTCAACCAAGGTGAGGTATTTCTCAGACCCTTTGACGTAGTCCAAGGGATGAACAGTGTAGTGACTCTTAAGTACAAATTTTCGAATAAATCTCAAACCGTTTCAATGGAAGACCCTGGCTCAACTGACCATTGTGCAGTAGATTTTGAGTGTACCTAGTTCATAATATTCTACAAATTACGTTGCATTATTGTCTAACCCAACACGtgtttattgttatcattgatcTAAAAATTCTGTTTAACTCGTAAACCTACTTTAAGTCGATGCATCATATCAGTCATtccaacattaacgatctgaTTTAGTTTTATATCGCAAACTGTCCAAAATTTTAAATGGTGTACTTCTCAAACACATTGGTTTGAGATTCTTGCACTTATAGGTCTAACTTTTTGCGATTTTTCCTAGTTTTCTGGTTATCAGTCTTTAAAAACCTCCGATTAATGCCTGAACAGTGAAAAAATAGTAAATGCATTGACTTTCAATTCCCTATGGTTTCCTATGtattgtgtgtttgtgaaaatccctccatgtatatacttgcactttgttcctattgattctcttagttgtacattgttgtcttttgattgcatttgaattgttaatacttgtactttttattatagtttttgtttttcttacgcattcactaagtttgtgtttcttcctgaactgcatctgtgttgttttacttgacacttgttcttggcggtagccatattgatttgctcctccttttgtgtgttctacccagtcaggatagaataacgttcatttgttgtgactggtaattttccctcatctttcgtcaactactttatttattgtaacttagattttattgattgaacaattattggttgaatagccgggtggtaatatttgtttaggtaacgatttacatttaaatttatgatgaattatagaaccgctatttaccaggttacttgttttgattttgacgggcaaaggcgcgtgtctaacgtacctggaaggctattcagcagtccaaaccgtagtttagATTCTACACTTCCacttaagatcttatagattagaaaGTTTTATCATGACAAATGTACAATTTCAGGATTTTGTCTATTATTAGAACAGTACTAATAACTAAatggaccataattctacaactgTGATACATCAATTGGTAGTCGCTCTGTCGatacataaatatatgtgaAGTTGTCGTCTATAAAGAgtggcctgcttgagcatctggcctacctgttcctgccatctagatatttcaacaagttatctatttttgtttgtttcgatataccattatgtttattaatcgcataacctattctgctgcgtctCTGAAAAGTGCACAacttttcgttgtcaaagttacaaaaaactcaataagagacaatgtggttgccgGTAATTTACAAcgaaataatgtacattattcagattttcatttactgaactgctagcacctaactggcgatcactcagtGTTTACcaccaggaccgaccaagaagaaagaaacggaaacttgttgaaatactttgctctgagaattctatattgcaccaaaaatgtaatattgaataaagctgataataataataataatgataataaataagcGTCAAGTCGATTGACCGACATGGACCAAAGTAGAAAGGACCGACTTTAATGGGGTCTGCTGGAAATAAAAGCTTGAAAGCGGAACATCTTCCTGCTCCCGCCTCTGAATGACAACGAGCAGGAAACGCCTAGTGAATTTATTCGCAGGGCTGGGTCTGTTTCTAACAGGACAAAGAACAACATGATCATCCAAGTCACTGACAATCATCCGGGATCTCACAGTGTTTGTAATGCAAGTTTGATTGCTATCCCAATGAAAGTTGACGAATGTATACAGATCAAGTATAAGAAACGACCTAATGTTACTAAAGGCCAGCCCGCCAAACAGTAGCTGGAAATTGGAGACTGATAATTGTGACAGGTCGTTTGTCCTTCACAGAGGCATGGATAGAGGGAGCTCGAAGCTTACTTTGTCAGCTACTGCCTCAAGATATCTCTGGGGTCACCTTGCTTAAGGTTTATAGACTAGATAACCAGAATGACTTTAATCGGAATCAAACCAGGCTACTAAACGTAGCACTTAAATTTCCCGATGATAAGGATCTAATATTACATGATGTTAGTAAATATTTGTCGCTAGTAGGCAATACAAAAAGATGTAAAGCTGAAAATCAACCAAAAGTTAAGGTGTACTTCAGAATTGAAAATCTGTGGGTGATGAGGCTTTGACAAAGAATGATGCCGAAGTCAGGTTGGGTGCAGCACGGAGCCATTTAAATTGTCCTCGGATTTGTTGCATAAATGCTCTGAGCTTGATCAACAAGTTGCCGGAGCTGGGTGTGCAGGTATCCGAGTGTAACCGCCTTCACAGAAACTTCGCTGACATAGTCTGTAAACCCTAGGGGATTTGATTTTAAAGGTTTTACATTACTGAGGGCTAACAGAACCCAGAAGCGTAAAGGGAGAGTATCCCTATTCATTGGAACTACTATCCCATTAGCCGTCATTGATAACATATCCCGTGAAAGTGAAACGTGCAACTTAGTTAGGTGttgtttgaaatgaaaatagaaaGAGCTGATGATTAGTTTGGTCTACCGTAGTCCAAACTGTGGGGTGAATAAGGTCCTGTTAGACGTTTCAAACACTTGGCCATCAAGTGGTTGGTGTTCAAACTTAAGAGACTATGATCCACCCAGAGTAAATTGGAAAAAATTCTAAGGACCGAGTTGTCAGAAGATCCTTTCGAAAAAATCTAGTTGGCGCGGTTATCCTATGTGCTCTGGTGCGACACGTGAAAGAAGCAACTAGGTACGACCCAGACTtcgaatcatccttactaggtCCCATATTGACCCATCATGATGATGACATCAGTAACCTCCATTATATTCCACCCTTGGGTAAGAACGACCGTGTAGTTCTAGCCTTTGCTCTCCATACAGCTGTCAATAATATGTGTGAGTTCAATTTAGACTAAACATTTGGAAAGCAAATATACAAAACATTATGCACTCAGGATTGTCAGTGGACTTGACAATAGATTTGGAATCTTCCAACGAAATGTCATGGAGGTACTTGAGAATTTGCATGTAAAAAATGCCGCATGTTTCTTGAACAACACCAAGGGATCTGAGAAACTCCCCGCCATGGTTTAGTAAGGAGAGTAACACTGCTAGGTGAGGGGAAAAGATATGGAGTGGATTTGTAGAATTAGggtctacttcgttattagtactgttctaataatagacctaatcctaaaattgtagatttgttatgatgtgactgcctaatctataataCCTTACTTGGAAGTTACACACAACACTAACTCATCGAATCGTAACGAACACCGATATATGATGGAGAGATAAGCTGCATAAGAATGATCACGCCTGCAATGCTGAACCGTGCTATCCGATGAATTCAATTTCGAATGCATGTTGCAGCATCCGCCATTATTGGCCTTCTCATATTGTAACAAGTTGAAAGTATATTTTCCTAGTTATCTCGTGtccagctttgaggattgtggttAGGAGGCAATGCCACTACGGATTAACGTAACTGGGTTATGACGAGACAAAATCTCAATATCCGGAATCTCGGAACACTTGTACATCGATCTTCCACAAGCCTAGAAGATTGTATGGAGAAAACATTGTTATTGAATCTATACagtatttaaaatttttatgcTAGTACGCTTAAACTACGATACTTCTACTTATCAGCTGCACAGAATCTTTTAAAAAGCTTTTTCTCTTCTTTGTTTTCAACCTAGGCCTTGGCTGTTGCAGCTCATGTTGGTCGCTCTCTTCTGGTCCATCatttattctaataataataataataatttattctcaaacaacagtttgttacatgaggcatgccaatttacaggcaagatcaacttgttacaaatgatacagtatccactgtagtaaattactcagctggattgatattttataagatatgaaattTAGATGGTTGTAGTCAGCATAACAGTTGGTGTGCTTCATGGAAGTGGCGTTGCaacgtgcaactgatggtcaagaatagatccattgaaggtgggagcgtCTAGAAATAGCAACATTATATCGCTTTGGAATATCTgaggctttaaggatggtgcaggatgaagtcacccgttccatatctcaagggggctgaaagagggagcaagtaaaaagAGAACGAGAAGCAGAGCAGACAATGTGTATGAAAGAAAATTCAAAGTAGggttactcagtctaattttcttttactaGAGCATTTAataagcaagagcattctaatAGCTTAAAGAAAACAAGTGTAAACAATGTACGAGTGGGTAAATAACTGACAAATGGGGGTGAATCGGAAAGAAGCTAaaagtatgggattatgtgtagttACAAAATATGGTGCTGAAAGTAGTATTCTGAGACACAATTGGCTATCTCCATTTTTCGGAAGCTATTGGAgctttttcatttatatatttgtaattttttttatagattttatagggtcttgagtaggcttcgtattttagtgaatcgtctagtttgcttgtaataggattactcggTAGGGAGtaaaaccaattcaacgttctaaacacgatttaatgaggtattttgcatgataaatcggcatcaataccataagttcgtgacatcccactagaCCATAAGAAGCcacatttaaacaaaatgttctgccctacagacatgggtgaattgaagttatctccccaccattATGTTCGTTGGTCAGTAACGTCACTcgccctccttttgtgatgtaaggctctcttacgtttgtggtaagtatgaatactgctttaatcaaagtccccaaatgccctggtatggccgaaagTGGGGTGGAttcgccctccctctcaaaatactctcacacggccacgcgtatacagcctctgccaggaacgtcctactcactgccttttcgtggcgaaggtgttgtttacgaaaatgagaggacgaaaagcgaatgtccggcgctttaaccgcatcccaaaccaaatcaatggtgcacgtAGGCTCCattatcctgcgggaacaaatggcgtatgaaccaatcgttggtcaccggctaccatgggactgcatctctttacgattctccactgccttgtgggtttgACCTCTAGGTCAGGGGCttggggtgtggtcccctaagataaccacctgtccggtttgggcacctgagcagtatcacagcccacacacaaaaacATGATAAACTGTCTACTTGTGAAAAATATTCCTCTCCCTGCAAATAACAATCAAGTATCTcgcattatcattattatcgttattattattatttactacgtcattattcaccctctttcattcctactctgtctatacttattttttcgacttatacagcagctcgtctttggtggaaattcgactctatctaaacgttctcgagtcactgtccggttgaaaattgtatgttaccactgaatatgagtactgaagcagtcttttctgaaaccacgtgcaccattcaaactggctgccttcaacgttcgcacacttatgcaggttggacaacagatgaGGCTGGTtttgtctttggaaagtcttaatatagacgtttgctgtctatccgagacccgtattcaagactctggtgaagaaCTACAAATTCACACTCC comes from Schistosoma haematobium chromosome 3, whole genome shotgun sequence and encodes:
- the RRP9_1 gene encoding pre-rRNA processing protein, variant 2 (EggNog:ENOG410V7JS~COG:A), with amino-acid sequence MPLDRRPTRLRVKKHSKKQKSDEEIESDSEASSVGSETESDISVHESAHEKKVRLTKKAIQKALETVGSDDEKYEALSLRLKEEALQAKGKFLAKFAHQIKFLNKEEIMVLRGHRKSVSCVCISEDGKFAYTGGKDSSVIKWDLSTMVKLCSIPGGKRETKYPYHTGPILSISISSDSKYLASSSMDHSVIIWNPNEMKVFMKLLHHKVPVTAVSFRYHSHMLFTADCSGRVCVWNMPLKEVLQDQGARTNIEVLGLCGLVSERCVSCSGFGGPGVCVWKVPEEICVQYSTKNTLESSVECIYAVNDEIFIGGSSTNTIYIWHSSRGSPVFTVSPAHPVAKLCPPSMSEPFIRPVANWVSAITGLYGTDLIASGSSTGHIQFWRLVQPQLDRSNEVKVQQQKRTQISIERIPGLGISLGGFINGLAFSSDRRYLAVCLGQEHRFGHWEPRRHVANGLFLIPLNVS
- the RRP9_1 gene encoding pre-rRNA processing protein, variant 3 (EggNog:ENOG410V7JS~COG:A), with amino-acid sequence MPLDRRPTRLRVKKHSKKQKSDEEIESDSEASSVGSETESDISVHESAHEKKVRLTKKAIQKALETVGSDDEKYEALSLRLKEEALQAKGKFLAKFAHQIKFLNKEEIMVLRGHRKSVSCVCISEDGKFAYTGGKDSSVIKWDLSTMVKLCSIPGGKRETKYPYHTGPILSISISSDSKYL